A window from Leptothermofonsia sichuanensis E412 encodes these proteins:
- a CDS encoding helix-turn-helix domain-containing protein, with product MAHAITNRCTQCGDCVPQCPKDAIKHEDGGFWIDPMLCDDCQDDAAEPQCVSICPIELPPVPLRAKKGRCKTSFRELPSLSLFMNGKSSPFASAIVVWEACNVLAQRQSLPWQVDPHGKLYYERQVNGGRGTIAFRLTNTPESDTIVALDHAAAEAEMARWDVRDACLHLIYAAHAAALEQPWEQEFVISDRQIETYLGLEKRKDLSKLARLTLIKDLVQRPCKLQLDLHWFQQGRVHSFTLKQSRLWHLLETQHHFQEDELGCKHLAGLTFRIRAGVWSKYFLNRQGARDNTAFYQYSSLPKSLLQTVFSIWQQHEGAARMMLWLLFKTKMGHEQRLTIPTLMRIAYGETRVLQASVQREERKRLLRSFESDLEVLHHYGLKPVFDPITYPREIQPLWAKLADLPDDAEAALEFWTQDGSQNHRLTDAAPRDKWHRLMQARFVCFELPEGWDAQSAQSAKKSLRKSERKEKRFQQTDRSAPDRPILSSQQIITARKRLHLSQRGLANQLGKSQSWVRDIENGRLKISFADQQRLLKMLDIKL from the coding sequence ATGGCACATGCAATTACAAACCGCTGTACCCAGTGCGGGGATTGTGTTCCCCAATGTCCCAAAGATGCTATCAAGCATGAAGATGGTGGATTCTGGATCGATCCCATGTTGTGTGACGATTGCCAGGATGATGCCGCTGAACCCCAATGTGTATCTATCTGTCCAATTGAGCTGCCGCCTGTGCCATTGCGGGCAAAGAAAGGGCGTTGCAAAACCTCCTTCAGAGAGCTTCCCAGCCTTAGCCTGTTTATGAATGGCAAAAGTAGTCCCTTTGCCTCTGCAATCGTCGTGTGGGAAGCCTGCAATGTGCTGGCACAGCGCCAATCTCTCCCCTGGCAAGTGGATCCCCATGGAAAGCTCTACTATGAACGGCAGGTCAATGGGGGACGCGGAACCATAGCCTTTCGGCTCACAAACACCCCTGAATCAGATACCATCGTTGCCTTAGACCATGCCGCCGCTGAGGCTGAAATGGCCCGTTGGGACGTGCGGGATGCCTGCCTGCACCTGATCTATGCCGCCCATGCCGCTGCGCTGGAGCAACCCTGGGAGCAGGAATTTGTGATCAGCGATCGCCAGATCGAAACCTACTTAGGGTTAGAGAAACGTAAAGACCTGAGCAAACTTGCCAGGTTGACCCTGATTAAGGATCTGGTGCAGCGTCCCTGCAAGCTGCAATTAGATCTTCACTGGTTTCAACAGGGGCGGGTTCACAGCTTTACTCTGAAGCAAAGTCGCCTGTGGCATTTATTAGAAACTCAGCATCACTTCCAGGAAGATGAGCTGGGCTGCAAGCACTTAGCAGGACTTACCTTCAGAATTAGAGCGGGAGTCTGGTCAAAATATTTTCTCAATCGACAGGGAGCCAGAGACAATACAGCATTTTACCAATACAGTAGTTTGCCTAAATCACTTTTGCAGACTGTGTTCAGCATCTGGCAACAGCATGAAGGGGCAGCCCGAATGATGTTGTGGCTATTGTTTAAAACCAAAATGGGACATGAGCAACGCCTGACCATTCCAACTCTGATGCGAATTGCCTATGGTGAAACGAGGGTGTTGCAGGCTTCAGTGCAACGAGAAGAACGCAAACGATTGCTGCGATCGTTCGAGAGCGACCTGGAAGTGCTCCATCACTATGGACTGAAGCCAGTCTTCGACCCCATCACCTATCCTCGCGAAATTCAACCATTATGGGCAAAACTGGCAGATCTGCCTGATGACGCCGAAGCTGCCCTGGAATTTTGGACCCAGGATGGTAGTCAGAATCATCGGCTTACCGATGCGGCTCCACGAGATAAATGGCATCGGTTAATGCAAGCCCGTTTTGTCTGTTTTGAGTTGCCTGAAGGTTGGGATGCCCAATCGGCTCAATCGGCAAAAAAGAGTTTGCGGAAATCTGAGCGTAAAGAAAAAAGGTTTCAGCAAACTGACAGGTCAGCACCTGATCGACCCATCCTTTCAAGTCAGCAAATTATCACTGCTCGTAAGCGATTGCATTTAAGCCAGCGAGGTTTAGCCAATCAGCTCGGTAAAAGTCAAAGTTGGGTGCGTGACATTGAGAATGGACGCCTGAAAATTAGCTTTGCCGATCAACAACGCCTGTTAAAGATGCTGGATATCAAGCTCTAA
- a CDS encoding DUF4333 domain-containing protein, translating into MHADRFNFRHILAGFLSATLGAGGLSGCGNLAQSRNSGSTPASPSSASETAVSASGTAPSTLAPEAATQRVEQAIAQNLPREIGIPLQSVSCPPQKTLEPGKVFDCHVQIAQGRFPVRVTVKDDTGNLNFKTRQILHLSRAENQLQQSIKQRDKLDVKADCGAKVKLFQKVGETFNCKLKTPTGQVGSATITAISEEGKVDARWKLPPEN; encoded by the coding sequence ATGCACGCTGACCGCTTTAACTTCAGACACATTTTGGCTGGTTTTCTGAGTGCGACCCTGGGGGCAGGTGGGCTGTCGGGTTGTGGCAATCTGGCTCAGTCCAGAAATTCGGGGAGCACGCCAGCGAGTCCCAGTTCAGCCAGTGAAACGGCAGTATCCGCTTCCGGCACAGCGCCCTCAACCCTGGCACCGGAGGCGGCTACACAACGGGTAGAGCAGGCGATCGCCCAAAATCTGCCCAGGGAAATTGGGATCCCGCTCCAATCTGTCTCCTGCCCGCCCCAGAAAACGTTAGAACCTGGAAAGGTTTTTGATTGCCATGTCCAGATTGCTCAGGGTCGCTTTCCAGTGCGGGTAACGGTAAAAGATGATACCGGTAACCTCAACTTCAAAACCAGGCAAATTTTGCACCTATCAAGGGCAGAAAATCAGCTTCAGCAGTCCATCAAACAACGGGACAAGCTGGATGTGAAGGCGGATTGTGGAGCAAAAGTGAAACTGTTCCAGAAGGTTGGAGAGACGTTCAACTGCAAACTCAAGACTCCAACCGGACAGGTGGGGTCTGCCACCATTACTGCCATTAGCGAGGAAGGCAAAGTAGATGCCAGGTGGAAACTGCCCCCAGAGAACTGA
- a CDS encoding glycosyltransferase family 4 protein encodes MRIAQIAPLWERVPPPAYGGTELVVSLLTEELVRQGHEVTLFASGDSITQATLEAVHPQALRLDNTVKEYGIYEMLQLSQVYQRAEEFDIIHSHMGCAALPYAPLVKTPTVHTLHGIFTPDNEKMFVHARRQPYVSISNAQREPRLGLNCVATVYNGIDLSTYTFFPQPSDPPYLVFLGRISPEKGTHHAIEIAKRSGWHLKIAGKIDRVDVDYYENEIKPHIDGQQIVYLGEANHVQKNILMGNAYATLFPITWREPFGLVMVESMASGTPVIAIEMGSTREVIADGKTGFLCKDVDECVAAIDRVATLSRQTCRDHVEANFSVRRMANGYLEVYQQLLVERFAQNGHAKGAVQLIH; translated from the coding sequence ATGCGAATTGCCCAAATTGCCCCGCTCTGGGAGCGAGTGCCGCCCCCAGCTTATGGTGGCACCGAGTTGGTAGTAAGTTTGCTGACCGAGGAACTGGTTCGCCAGGGGCATGAGGTAACGCTGTTTGCATCCGGGGACTCAATCACGCAGGCAACCCTGGAAGCCGTGCATCCGCAGGCGTTGCGACTGGACAACACAGTCAAAGAATACGGCATTTATGAAATGCTGCAACTGAGTCAGGTTTATCAGCGAGCAGAGGAGTTTGATATTATCCACTCTCATATGGGCTGTGCGGCTTTGCCCTATGCTCCGCTGGTCAAAACACCCACCGTTCATACCCTGCATGGCATTTTCACACCGGACAATGAAAAAATGTTTGTCCATGCCCGCAGGCAACCCTATGTCAGCATTTCCAATGCTCAGCGGGAACCCAGGTTGGGGCTGAACTGTGTGGCAACCGTTTACAATGGTATCGACCTTTCCACCTATACCTTTTTCCCTCAGCCCAGTGACCCACCCTATCTGGTATTTTTAGGGCGCATTTCGCCAGAAAAGGGAACCCACCATGCGATCGAAATTGCTAAACGGTCTGGCTGGCACCTGAAAATTGCCGGGAAGATTGATCGCGTTGATGTGGATTACTACGAAAACGAGATCAAACCCCATATTGATGGTCAACAGATCGTATATCTGGGTGAGGCAAACCATGTTCAAAAGAATATTTTGATGGGGAATGCCTATGCGACCCTGTTCCCAATCACCTGGCGAGAACCCTTTGGACTTGTGATGGTTGAGTCAATGGCATCTGGTACACCTGTGATTGCGATTGAAATGGGTTCAACCAGGGAAGTGATTGCAGACGGTAAGACGGGTTTCCTCTGTAAAGATGTGGATGAGTGCGTAGCCGCGATCGATCGGGTCGCAACCCTGAGTCGGCAAACCTGCCGCGACCATGTAGAAGCTAATTTCAGCGTCCGACGTATGGCTAACGGCTATCTGGAAGTTTACCAGCAACTTCTGGTAGAGCGGTTTGCCCAAAATGGCCACGCCAAAGGGGCTGTTCAACTGATTCACTGA
- the mgsA gene encoding methylglyoxal synthase, whose product MPTTIALIAHDAKKDEIVQFALQHAPVLARYRLIATGTTGQRLQANTELTVEQKLPGPEGGTAQIAAEVAEGKVTAVIFLVDPLYAQPHEPDIQSLLRICNVHNVPLATNLATARAIATRLAKTLVAHLIFNPVAGQGNAEQELDLIKQLLDPHLDLKVCETTLDIDSAQLAREAIAMGVDMIIASGGDGTVSSVAGELISTGIPLGIIPRGTANAFSVALGIPQLLPIRNACQVILAGKTRTVDVARCNGMPMILLAGIGYEAETIERASRELKDRWGAMAYLMAGWEMLSEGVLFDAFIDAEGENYTIQANAITIANAAPPTSVLAQGAGEVVMDDGLLDVTIATAETKLQAVTTMLKMLGSALVKTGGIQQKNVVHGRTRRITVTTEPPQKVVVDGEIIGTTPIEVECIPDGLTVLVPGST is encoded by the coding sequence ATGCCCACCACCATTGCCCTGATTGCCCACGACGCTAAGAAAGACGAAATTGTCCAGTTTGCGTTGCAACATGCTCCAGTACTGGCACGCTATCGCCTGATTGCTACCGGAACAACAGGACAGCGCCTTCAAGCCAACACCGAGTTAACCGTTGAGCAAAAACTGCCAGGACCGGAGGGGGGCACGGCTCAGATTGCGGCTGAGGTGGCGGAGGGCAAGGTCACGGCGGTTATTTTTCTGGTTGATCCACTTTATGCCCAACCCCATGAACCGGATATCCAGTCTCTTTTACGAATTTGTAACGTTCACAATGTCCCTCTAGCCACAAATCTGGCAACCGCCAGGGCGATCGCAACTCGCCTGGCCAAAACGCTGGTAGCTCATCTCATCTTCAACCCGGTCGCGGGTCAGGGCAATGCGGAACAGGAACTGGATTTAATTAAGCAACTACTGGACCCCCATCTTGACCTGAAAGTGTGCGAAACCACGCTGGATATCGATTCTGCCCAGTTAGCCCGGGAAGCGATCGCAATGGGCGTAGATATGATCATTGCGTCTGGTGGAGATGGAACCGTCTCTTCCGTTGCCGGAGAACTGATCAGCACCGGCATCCCCCTTGGCATCATCCCCAGGGGCACCGCCAACGCCTTTTCTGTTGCGCTCGGTATTCCCCAATTGCTGCCGATCAGGAATGCCTGTCAGGTGATTCTGGCAGGAAAGACTCGCACAGTAGATGTTGCCCGTTGTAACGGTATGCCCATGATCCTGCTGGCGGGAATTGGTTACGAAGCTGAAACCATTGAACGTGCCAGCCGGGAGCTAAAGGATCGGTGGGGAGCCATGGCTTATCTGATGGCGGGTTGGGAAATGCTGAGTGAAGGCGTTTTATTTGATGCCTTCATTGATGCAGAAGGAGAAAACTATACTATCCAGGCAAATGCCATTACGATTGCCAATGCCGCTCCTCCCACATCTGTCCTGGCTCAGGGGGCAGGAGAGGTTGTCATGGATGATGGCTTGCTAGATGTGACAATCGCCACGGCTGAAACCAAACTTCAGGCGGTGACCACGATGCTAAAGATGCTGGGAAGCGCTTTAGTCAAGACGGGTGGAATTCAGCAGAAAAATGTGGTTCATGGCCGTACCCGGCGGATCACCGTGACGACCGAGCCACCCCAAAAAGTCGTCGTTGACGGCGAAATTATTGGCACCACTCCCATTGAAGTGGAATGTATTCCCGATGGTTTGACGGTTCTGGTTCCTGGCTCTACCTGA
- a CDS encoding CAAX protease — MPHRRIVKFVGITILACLCVLTLAQVRGLFWNRSFVSLDATWELTFELVWFGFVGVTFAALLAPLEALGWWAGWYGDEINTALNPGTLAEPFPLDGEVSRYVIYLDGISQAQHKYLPEVEQFLEELAIALPDDIVLIKGIMPYSVMNRPLTQNRLMSWFWQLADRFQMTESGGILGLLIGATINIRNILAVSVSADQRYGPIYNQGIAQVIYNSLINHGYQPESRTPITLLGYSGGAQVAVGSAPYVKRALNAPIEVIALSGVVSGNHNILLLEHLYYISGEKDLVEKEGPILFPKRWKLFPLSYWNRAKRRGKISFISLGAVGHNGAQGPYGAEAYLPDGRTHLQQTVEMIAGIIQGISPLTQRIHWAEAGNYDRYIQAAFNQPGHYPLDQGVDPDLYRAIAPWMGRLILPEQTQRQYVRGVLFEVHHAPPDHRHLVGHIVPLCWRKSASVQHYLNAVKKDVHFSQEAIYSQQQGCVHPFRLNHWQQVDPLESLAGAHPVDDVIVMLEDPVVEEIGNGRTGEQMRTGADGKTIWAAGQPACVLTIATEPIQITGRYYALVKILGPVCDRSSVPHSALPSSPSHSPAPFSQTPDHFHVVHFNPASRQFDGVEEIVRIPQVIVDVNGIFPASNQGIEKSPPNEWGWYIYGAKDATGAFVVQSLAPRALLRLQPDEFVVGRSATWNYLKRQMWKVKGQKGKIRSVLLSPVETDLQPVLAQWQEGTRTLLMHLYGGIGGKKREPPAKSPLFFGHFAYGVAEVVREPLADELMFNITYYQVYTHNVDGIVAGKVAWNRFLGDRQFGWMGSRPTADILIKLGAFTDDFDINGVHRSVLDGLLEQLEEMVARYRIGDGTGGTYVGPANNCVQDSNQALYMALKRLFDSFKTNPQLQTWMQDDPGEAERYAQLVQLSRDIRRKLLPLGTARADWVENKHMLGISPEEHFFEGLLRGLISWRTLIPRLASEVIARQFLKQNALVWILRTNQVGGYDPDIEPLAPTQIGW; from the coding sequence ATGCCGCACCGAAGAATCGTTAAGTTTGTAGGTATTACTATTCTTGCCTGCCTTTGTGTTTTGACCCTTGCGCAGGTGCGTGGATTGTTTTGGAATCGTAGTTTTGTGTCTCTAGATGCCACCTGGGAGCTGACGTTTGAATTAGTCTGGTTTGGTTTTGTGGGTGTCACATTTGCCGCCTTGCTGGCTCCTCTGGAAGCCCTGGGTTGGTGGGCAGGCTGGTATGGAGATGAGATTAATACCGCTTTGAATCCAGGAACACTGGCGGAGCCTTTTCCTCTGGATGGGGAAGTGTCTCGCTATGTCATTTACCTGGATGGTATTTCTCAGGCGCAGCACAAGTATTTGCCTGAAGTTGAGCAGTTTTTAGAGGAACTGGCGATCGCCCTCCCGGATGATATTGTGCTGATCAAGGGCATCATGCCCTACTCCGTGATGAATCGTCCGCTGACCCAAAATCGGCTCATGTCCTGGTTCTGGCAATTAGCTGACCGCTTTCAAATGACCGAGTCTGGTGGCATTTTAGGTCTGTTGATTGGAGCAACGATTAACATTCGGAACATTCTGGCTGTCAGTGTTTCAGCCGATCAGCGTTATGGCCCCATTTACAATCAAGGAATAGCGCAGGTCATCTATAACAGTTTGATCAATCACGGTTACCAGCCGGAAAGTCGCACCCCGATTACCCTCCTGGGCTACAGTGGTGGAGCACAGGTGGCAGTGGGTTCTGCTCCTTACGTGAAGCGAGCGTTGAACGCACCGATTGAAGTGATTGCTCTGTCAGGGGTGGTTAGTGGCAACCATAACATTCTGCTTTTAGAGCATTTGTATTATATTTCTGGTGAAAAAGATTTGGTTGAAAAAGAAGGTCCAATTCTGTTTCCAAAACGATGGAAACTCTTTCCCCTCTCTTATTGGAACCGGGCAAAACGGCGTGGCAAGATCAGCTTTATTTCCCTGGGAGCCGTTGGTCACAATGGAGCACAGGGTCCCTATGGGGCAGAGGCATATCTGCCTGACGGACGCACTCACTTACAGCAGACGGTAGAAATGATTGCTGGCATTATTCAGGGCATTTCGCCACTGACCCAGCGAATTCACTGGGCAGAAGCTGGCAATTATGATCGCTACATTCAGGCGGCATTCAATCAACCTGGTCACTATCCGCTGGACCAGGGGGTTGACCCTGACCTGTACCGGGCGATCGCACCCTGGATGGGACGGCTCATTCTACCTGAACAGACCCAGCGCCAGTACGTGCGGGGAGTCCTGTTTGAAGTTCATCACGCTCCCCCAGATCACAGGCATCTGGTTGGACACATTGTTCCACTGTGCTGGAGAAAGTCTGCCAGCGTTCAACATTACCTGAATGCAGTGAAGAAGGATGTGCATTTTAGCCAGGAAGCCATCTACAGCCAGCAGCAGGGATGTGTTCATCCGTTCCGCTTAAATCACTGGCAACAGGTTGATCCTCTGGAGTCTCTGGCAGGAGCGCACCCCGTTGATGATGTCATTGTGATGCTGGAAGATCCCGTTGTGGAGGAAATCGGAAATGGGAGAACCGGAGAGCAGATGCGCACCGGAGCAGATGGAAAAACGATTTGGGCTGCCGGTCAACCTGCCTGCGTTCTAACGATCGCCACTGAACCAATTCAAATTACGGGCCGGTATTATGCCCTTGTAAAAATTTTGGGACCCGTCTGCGATCGCAGTTCAGTCCCCCACAGTGCCTTACCCTCATCCCCTTCCCATTCCCCAGCCCCCTTCTCCCAGACTCCAGATCATTTCCACGTTGTGCATTTCAATCCTGCTTCCCGCCAGTTTGACGGAGTTGAGGAAATTGTTCGCATTCCCCAGGTGATTGTGGATGTGAATGGAATTTTTCCAGCCAGCAACCAGGGAATAGAGAAATCGCCCCCCAATGAATGGGGCTGGTATATTTATGGCGCAAAAGATGCAACTGGGGCGTTTGTGGTGCAATCCCTGGCACCCCGTGCTTTGCTACGACTCCAGCCGGATGAGTTTGTGGTGGGCAGGTCCGCCACCTGGAACTACTTAAAACGGCAAATGTGGAAGGTGAAGGGGCAAAAGGGCAAGATCCGGTCTGTGCTACTGAGTCCGGTGGAGACAGACCTGCAACCCGTGCTGGCTCAATGGCAGGAGGGAACCCGCACTCTACTGATGCACCTTTATGGCGGCATTGGCGGCAAAAAGCGGGAGCCTCCAGCCAAAAGTCCCCTTTTCTTTGGGCACTTTGCCTATGGGGTGGCAGAGGTCGTGCGTGAACCCCTGGCAGATGAACTGATGTTTAACATCACCTACTACCAGGTCTATACCCATAACGTCGATGGCATTGTGGCTGGAAAAGTGGCATGGAATCGCTTTTTGGGCGATCGCCAGTTTGGTTGGATGGGGTCCCGCCCCACAGCCGATATCCTGATCAAACTGGGGGCATTTACCGATGACTTTGATATCAACGGCGTCCACCGCTCTGTGCTGGACGGACTGCTGGAACAACTGGAAGAAATGGTTGCCCGCTACCGCATCGGAGACGGCACCGGAGGCACCTATGTGGGACCAGCAAATAACTGTGTTCAGGACTCTAACCAGGCCCTCTACATGGCGCTGAAACGATTGTTTGATTCCTTTAAGACCAATCCTCAACTGCAAACCTGGATGCAGGATGATCCTGGCGAAGCAGAACGATATGCCCAACTGGTGCAGTTATCCAGAGATATTCGACGAAAATTGCTGCCCCTGGGAACAGCCCGTGCTGACTGGGTAGAGAATAAACACATGCTCGGCATCAGTCCGGAAGAACACTTCTTTGAAGGCTTATTGAGGGGATTAATCAGTTGGCGGACGTTAATCCCCCGCCTTGCCAGCGAGGTAATCGCCAGACAATTTCTCAAACAAAACGCGCTAGTCTGGATACTGCGCACTAACCAGGTCGGTGGCTACGACCCAGACATAGAACCCCTTGCCCCTACCCAAATTGGCTGGTGA
- a CDS encoding MGMT family protein has product MSNYDRIYAVVCQIPYGKITTYGLVAELAGLPGRARLVGYALYRVAPDSDIPWHRVINAKGQVSGSPVRHGSDHLQRSRLEAEGIQFDPQGRIHLPDYLWLPED; this is encoded by the coding sequence GTGTCTAATTACGATCGTATCTACGCGGTTGTTTGTCAGATTCCCTACGGAAAAATCACCACCTATGGGTTGGTGGCGGAACTGGCAGGGTTACCAGGGAGGGCACGGTTGGTGGGCTATGCCCTGTACCGGGTGGCACCGGACTCAGACATCCCCTGGCATCGGGTGATTAATGCCAAAGGGCAGGTATCGGGGTCTCCTGTACGTCACGGCTCTGATCATTTGCAGCGATCGCGGCTAGAGGCAGAGGGCATCCAGTTTGACCCACAGGGACGCATCCATCTGCCCGATTACCTGTGGTTACCAGAAGATTGA
- a CDS encoding exonuclease, with product MTSDFSPLPSYRARQIRQRGQQYYVDDRGYRLPSVSTILNATRSLEQRQALARWQQQLGMEAATRISTTASRRGTGTHKQVERYLQGESVVCPDGIRPYWESIKPVLQAVDQVRLVEGTVFHYNLGYAGKADCVASYQGVPCLCEWKTADRPKHSLDHLNDYPLQVVAYWGAVNHCYRDHDVNLDHALLAIAIPNQPAEVFWFEPEALAHYWQQWQERVAVFWRRAGGYGGV from the coding sequence ATGACCTCTGACTTTAGCCCGCTTCCCAGTTACCGTGCCAGACAAATTCGGCAGCGTGGGCAGCAGTACTATGTGGACGATCGCGGCTATCGTCTCCCCAGCGTCAGCACCATTTTGAATGCCACTCGCTCGCTGGAGCAGCGGCAAGCTCTGGCACGCTGGCAGCAACAGCTGGGAATGGAAGCAGCCACCCGCATCAGCACCACAGCCAGCCGACGCGGAACGGGCACCCACAAACAGGTTGAACGCTATCTGCAAGGAGAATCCGTCGTCTGCCCAGATGGTATTCGCCCCTATTGGGAAAGCATCAAACCAGTCTTGCAGGCAGTTGACCAGGTGCGATTGGTGGAAGGTACGGTATTTCACTACAATCTGGGTTACGCTGGCAAAGCAGATTGTGTTGCCAGCTACCAGGGGGTTCCCTGCCTCTGCGAATGGAAGACCGCCGATCGCCCCAAACATTCCCTGGACCATCTGAACGATTATCCCCTGCAAGTAGTCGCTTATTGGGGTGCCGTCAACCATTGCTACCGCGACCATGACGTGAACCTGGACCATGCCCTGCTGGCGATCGCCATCCCCAACCAGCCTGCCGAGGTTTTCTGGTTCGAGCCGGAAGCCCTTGCCCACTACTGGCAGCAATGGCAGGAACGAGTTGCTGTATTCTGGCGCCGGGCAGGGGGCTATGGGGGTGTCTAA